One Salvelinus namaycush isolate Seneca chromosome 4, SaNama_1.0, whole genome shotgun sequence genomic window carries:
- the ube2ib gene encoding SUMO-conjugating enzyme UBC9-A isoform X2 → MSGIALSRLAQERKAWRKDHPFGFVAVPTKNPDGTMNLMNWECAIPGKKGTPWEGGLFKLRMLFKDDYPSSPPKCKFEPPLFHPNVYPSGTVCLSILEEDKDWRPAITIKQILLGIQELLNEPNIQDPAQAEAYTIYCQNRVEYEKRVRAQAKKFSPS, encoded by the exons ATGTCAGGCATTGCATTGAGCCGGCTTGCTCAGGAGCGCAAAGCGTGGCGGAAAGACCACCCTTTT GGCTTTGTGGCTGTGCCGACGAAAAATCCAGATGGAACAATGAACTTGATGAACTGGGAATGTGCCATTCCTGGGAAGAAGGGG ACCCCATGGGAAGGAGGCTTGTTCAAACTGCGGATGCTGTTCAAGGATGACTATCCTTCCTCGCCCCCAAAGT GTAAATTTGAGCCTCCGCTCTTCCATCCTAACGTGTATCCGTCAGGCACAGTATGCCTATCCATTCTAGAGGAGGACAAGGACTGGAGACCCGCCATCACCATCAAGCAG ATCCTATTAGGAATACAGGAACTCTTAAATGAGCCAAATATCCAGGATCCAGCCCAAGCAGAGGCATACACAATTTACTG CCAAAACAGAGTAGAATATGAAAAAAGAGTTCGAGCACAGGCCAAAAAATTCTCCCCTTCGTAA